The nucleotide sequence TTATTATCAGCGTTCCGGTTGACGAGACAGTTAAAGGATTCACATCAAAAGCTTCAAGAACTTTTTTGACGAGAGGTGGGATGTAAACTCTATCATAATAAACCCTAAAGCCAACATTTGAATTGTCGGCTATCTCATGAAGGGCTGTTAAGCCTCCCTCAGTTGCATCATGCATCCCTCTCACGAGCTTTCTTACAGCTAGGGCATCAGGGACGACAGTTTCAAGCTTGTACATCTCTCTAAGCTTAGCTATTGCACTAGGAGTTAGAATTCCTTTAACCATCTCTTTTTTAAAGTAAGCCGCTCCAACAGCAAACTCTATCCCAACGCCCTTCGTTATTATTATATCATCACCGGGTTTTGCTAACGGTAATCTCAGCTCTTCTTTCTTCACAAATCCAAGTGCTGTTGTGGTAGCGGTTGTTTCTTTAATAGTGGTATAAACACCAGTGTGTCCTCCGATTACAGCTGTTCTGTATTTTCTGCATTCTTCATTAAGTTCCTCCATTATTTGAGCGAGATCTTCTTTAGTGGAACCAGGGGGTAACAATAAGTCAACAACCAGCCATCTCGGCTCAGCGCCAAAAACTGCAACATCACTCACTGCGAAATGGTATGTGAAAAATCCAAAATGCTCCTTTGGGACTCCTAAAACTGGATCAGTTGCTATGACAAGATAGTTTTCATTGTCATATTCAAGAACCGCGGCATCAAAGCCCTCTCTCGGGCCGATAACAACTTTTGGATCTTCAATGTTGAGGTTATGCAGGATAAGTTCATTTAGAACTTCACTTCTTATTTTTCCGAGTGGCAACATTTTTGAACCTCCTAATGATTTCTTCGGCTTCTTTTAGGATTTTCTCATTACATCCATGACACATCAGGTCTAGACTTGGCACTCTCACACTCATCCGGACTTTATATTTTCTCGCAAGCTTACTTATTTTGTAGTTCACTTCATAAGCCAAATCGAAGTACTCAGGTTTGATGATCTCAAATCTGTCAATATATTGTAGAGGACATCCCTCTCTCCATTGCCTTCTTCTTCCATATTCATACATTCTGTAAGGTTTTATCCCCGCCTCTTCTGCAAGCTTTTCAACTTCTTCTGCAGTGTACCTAATCAGAGGTCTAAATATTGGAATTCCAATCCTCGGAATTTCACTCAACCTTATATCCCCATTCCACTGGTCAAGTAGAGCTCCAATTATTTTGTCATTTGCATTGTCTCCTTTGGCCAAAACCTCGAAGCCATTAATTTTTGCGAACCAGTAAGCATTTCTCATCATAACTTTTTTGCAGTGTATGCATATTGGACCTTTCTTTCCAATTGAATTCTTGAGGAGTCCTTCTGTTATGTCAACAAGATAATGTTCAACTCCAAGCTTTTTAGTGAAGTCCATTGCCCACAACATAGGCTCTCTCCAACTCCATCTATGAAAGAAGGTTAGGGCAGAAACATCCAAACCAGCTTTTTTCATAATGTATAAAGCTAAACTGCTGTCTTTTCCTCCAGAAAACATGAGAAGTATTTTCTTTTCATAAAGTCCTGTGTTCTTTGCAAATTGTTTAATTTCTTTTATTATTTCTGAAAGCATGGTGGAAAGTAAAAAGAGAGGCTTTAAAAATTTGCCTCAGCTGCTCATCTTTTAACTTGGTTCTCTGCTATGCTCCCAACAATTGGGAACTTGTAATATTCTCCTTGATATGCTTTAACTATACCTAAAATCCATAGGACAAGACCAACTAAGCCCAAAAGCATAGCTAAAATCCCACCAAGGAATGGTATAAATGCCAAGATTCTCTGTATTATAAAAATCCCTAGGAATGTTATTGTTGACTGCATTGCATGGAATCGGACAAATTCGCTCTCTTTTTCTAACAACAGGAATATTATCCCAGTTAAGAACCCAAGCACATATGCTAAAGCAGCCTCAACGTTTTCTTCAAGTCCCAGAGATGTTTCGCTCTTCTTTATAACACCATTTTCATTGTTTTCCATACTTCCACCTCACATGAGAATATATCAAATCATTTTTAACTTTCTTAGTTAAATACTTTTCTAAAATTCTAAGAAAAAACACTCATTTATTTAAATTCCTTAACAAATATTTTTATAACATCAATACACTGTTCAAACTTCCATGACTGAAAAATAATCCTCATTACTTCAAAGTTCAAACCTAATTCTTTTGTTAGGCTTACCAAAAGTTTTTAATCTTTCCTATAAAAGGAAATATTAAAATTAGGTTAACCTAATGGTGATGTCCATGTATGTTCGTTTAAGTCAAATGAGAGAAGGAGAGCGAGGAGTTGTAGTGGACATTCAGGGAGGTGTGGGAGCGAGGCAGAGGTTGCTGGGTTTGGGAATTACTCCTGGGACTAGGATTTGGGTGATTAAGTCTTCCGCTCCAGGGCCAATAATCATAGCTGTTGGCTCTTCAAGAATAGCACTTGGCAGAGGAATAGCTGACAAAATTATCATCAGGAGGGAGTATTGATGCTAAAGGTCGTTGCTCTCGCTGGCAATCCAAATGTTGGCAAGACTACAATATTCAACGCTTTAACTGGATTGAGACAGCATATTGGCAACTGGCCAGGAGTTACTGTTGAAAAAAAAGAGGGAATAATGAAATATAAAGATAGAGAGTTTCTGGTTGTTGATCTGCCTGGAACGTACTCTTTGACGGCTCATTCTATTGATGAACTTATAGCGAGGAACTTCATTCTTGAAGGAAATGCCGATGTCATAGTTGACGTTGTTGATTCTTCATGTTTGATGAGGAACCTCTTCTTAACAATGGAAATCCTCGAGATGGGTGTTAAAAACGTAATAATTGCTCTAAATAAGATTGATTTGGCAAAAAAGAAAGGTGTCACCATTGATTTTAGAAAGATGGAGAAAGTTCTTGGCATTCCTGTCGTGCCAATGAATGCAAAGGAGGGTATTGGAATTGAGGAGCTTAAGAAAACGATTGTTGCCATGGCCGATGGAAAAATCACAACCAATCCAGTTGTTCCTGTTTATGATGAAATCATTGAAAGAGAGATCTCCCACATAAGCGAAATTCTGAGAGAAACCTCTCTGGATGAAAAGTACAACATAAGATGGTTATCTATAAAACTTCTCACGAGAGATGAAGAAGTAATAAAGCTTGTTTTGAAGCAGCTGGGACAGGAGAAACTGAATGAGATTATGGGACACATAAGTGAGCTTGAACAGTATTATAAGCGCTCCCTTGACATGGTCATTGCTAACCAGAAGTATGAGTTCATTGACGGCTTAATTCATCAATTCGTTACTCACTTTGCTGAGCAGAAAGAAACAATAAGTGATCAGCTTGATAAAATCCTGACTCATCCAATTTATGGCATGATATCTCTTTTTATTATCTTTTACCTCTTATTTAAGTTTGTTTTCACAATTGGAACACCCATGCAGGAAACTTTGAATTTGCTCTTTGCATCTTTGGGGGATTTGGTCGGAAGTCATATATCAAATGAAACCCTTAGAGGTTTGGTAGTTGATGGAATAATTGGTGGTGTTGGCTCAGTTTTAAGCTTCTTCCCATTGGTATTCCTGCTCTTCGTTGCAATGTCAATCCTTGAGGACTCCGGATACATGGCTAGAGCAGCTGTTGTCATGGAAAGGATAATGAGGAAGTTCGGCTTGCCTGGAAAGAGTTTTATTCCAATGGTTTTAGCCTTCGGGTGCAATGTGCCGGCGGTTATGGCCACCAGAGCTTTAGACGATGAAAAAGACAGGATTTTAACAATGCTAATTAATCCTCTGGTTCCATGT is from Thermococcus paralvinellae and encodes:
- a CDS encoding 7-cyano-7-deazaguanine synthase; protein product: MLSEIIKEIKQFAKNTGLYEKKILLMFSGGKDSSLALYIMKKAGLDVSALTFFHRWSWREPMLWAMDFTKKLGVEHYLVDITEGLLKNSIGKKGPICIHCKKVMMRNAYWFAKINGFEVLAKGDNANDKIIGALLDQWNGDIRLSEIPRIGIPIFRPLIRYTAEEVEKLAEEAGIKPYRMYEYGRRRQWREGCPLQYIDRFEIIKPEYFDLAYEVNYKISKLARKYKVRMSVRVPSLDLMCHGCNEKILKEAEEIIRRFKNVATRKNKK
- a CDS encoding AIR synthase family protein, with the translated sequence MLPLGKIRSEVLNELILHNLNIEDPKVVIGPREGFDAAVLEYDNENYLVIATDPVLGVPKEHFGFFTYHFAVSDVAVFGAEPRWLVVDLLLPPGSTKEDLAQIMEELNEECRKYRTAVIGGHTGVYTTIKETTATTTALGFVKKEELRLPLAKPGDDIIITKGVGIEFAVGAAYFKKEMVKGILTPSAIAKLREMYKLETVVPDALAVRKLVRGMHDATEGGLTALHEIADNSNVGFRVYYDRVYIPPLVKKVLEAFDVNPLTVSSTGTLIIISPKENSSRIIKELSNNRIKAFIIGKFTEEKDRVLVKNSKEEEFPRFESDAYAEIY
- the feoB gene encoding ferrous iron transport protein B encodes the protein MLKVVALAGNPNVGKTTIFNALTGLRQHIGNWPGVTVEKKEGIMKYKDREFLVVDLPGTYSLTAHSIDELIARNFILEGNADVIVDVVDSSCLMRNLFLTMEILEMGVKNVIIALNKIDLAKKKGVTIDFRKMEKVLGIPVVPMNAKEGIGIEELKKTIVAMADGKITTNPVVPVYDEIIEREISHISEILRETSLDEKYNIRWLSIKLLTRDEEVIKLVLKQLGQEKLNEIMGHISELEQYYKRSLDMVIANQKYEFIDGLIHQFVTHFAEQKETISDQLDKILTHPIYGMISLFIIFYLLFKFVFTIGTPMQETLNLLFASLGDLVGSHISNETLRGLVVDGIIGGVGSVLSFFPLVFLLFVAMSILEDSGYMARAAVVMERIMRKFGLPGKSFIPMVLAFGCNVPAVMATRALDDEKDRILTMLINPLVPCSARMVVITFLAGVFFENHKALVAVGIYAISLGLALISALILGRFVIKGEESPFIIELPDYLVPSWKTVIIHSWERSKEFLRKAGTIILAGAVAIWYLSNYPQPVGTGLSYAEMLGRFFEPLAKLMGLDWKAAVSLIFGIIAKENVIATYGVIYGVGHSEEALISLMRQAMNPLQAFVLALVTTLYLPCIATIAAIRSESGIKWALVASLYNLVLATVVGILTYHLGLFVLG
- a CDS encoding FeoA family protein encodes the protein MVMSMYVRLSQMREGERGVVVDIQGGVGARQRLLGLGITPGTRIWVIKSSAPGPIIIAVGSSRIALGRGIADKIIIRREY
- a CDS encoding DUF4870 domain-containing protein gives rise to the protein MENNENGVIKKSETSLGLEENVEAALAYVLGFLTGIIFLLLEKESEFVRFHAMQSTITFLGIFIIQRILAFIPFLGGILAMLLGLVGLVLWILGIVKAYQGEYYKFPIVGSIAENQVKR